Proteins encoded within one genomic window of Episyrphus balteatus chromosome 1, idEpiBalt1.1, whole genome shotgun sequence:
- the LOC129918854 gene encoding zinc finger protein 665-like: MLCRLCVNECTDFIDIFKNKESQFDVSNLISLYFTFHVPPDDEKSTIVCRSCLDNLRSFNLFCQSVENAQKKWQIILELEDDRKSHHSKLELEYAKNENDEALIKIELCEVHLHEDDNFDGLKDEINHSSQEQEFENDSYSDDNEDEQANKTEIKIEHSEAHSKLNDDGFNEHKSPKKSNKSLLSQQFDSLIAAHTNLFCNECNKPMKNFKELKKHFKLIHKTTGYMICCKRKFFRASDLVDHINLHLNPDYFKCDECDKRLSSRYSLDFHKKTCHVTEEEKTSFKCKHCSRKFLTQSVRDKHEETHELNETEEKTYFCTECGKSYPNEVKLKAHNFNVHRISYSKMCHLCGKTVRGNKALERHQLQHSGNKPKFDCNICGAQLSTKGILKAHMIALHPEDSNVTYTCNICGKNSPSQRALKNHMDYVHKCERLHKCTLCEKSFKKIQALTEHLAKHTGDRLYKCPHCDKTFKVRSNMHHHRKLKHPKEFELNRGKRIKTQ; this comes from the exons atgttgTGTAGATTATGTGTAAACGAATGCACtgattttattgatattttcaaaaataaagaatctCAATTTGATGTATCCAATCTTATAAGCTTATATTTTACATTCCAT GTCCCACCTGATGACGAAAAATCAACAATAGTTTGTCGAAGTTGTTTGGACAATCTAcgtagttttaatttattttgtcaaTCTGTAGAAAATGCCCAAAAGAAATGGCAAATAATTCTTGAACTTGAAGATGATAGAAAAAGTCATCATTCGAAACTAGAATTAGAATATGCAAAAAACGAAAATGACGAGGCTCTAATAAAAATTGAACTCTGCGAAGTCCATCTCCATGAAGATGATAACTTCGATGGTCTTAAAGATGAGATCAATCACTCGTCTCAGGAACAAGAATTTGAAAATGATTCCTATTCTGATGACAATGAAGATGAACAGGCtaataaaacagaaataaaaattgaacaCTCAGAAGCCCATTCAAAGTTGAATGATGATGGGTTTAATGAGCATAAATCTCCAAAGAAATCCAATAAATCACTTTTATCCCAACAATTCGATAGTCTAATAGCAGCTCATACAAATTTATTCTGTAATGAATGCAATAAGCCAATGAAAAACTTCAAAGAGTTGAAGAAACACTTTAAACTAATTCACAAAACAACAGGTTATATGATCTGTTGCAAGAGAAAATTCTTCCGCGCTTCCGACTTAGTTGATCACATTAATTTGCATTTGAATCCAGACTATTTCAAGTGCGATGAATGTGACAAACGTCTTTCAAGTCGTTATAGCTTAGATTTCCATAAGAAAACTTGCCATGTCACTGAGgaagaaaaaacatcattcaAATGCAAACACTGTTCTAGGAAGTTTCTTACTCAAAGTGTACGTGATAAGCATGAAGAAACTCATGAATTAAATGAAACGGAAGAAAAAACCTATTTTTGCACAGAATGTGGAAAAAG TTATCCAAATGAAGTGAAATTAAAAGCTCATAATTTCAATGTACACAGAATATCTTATAGTAAAATGTGTCATCTTTGTGGGAAAACTGTTCGTGGCAATAAGGCACTTGAACGACATCAATTGCAACACTCGGGCAATAAACCCAAGTTTGACTGTAATATCTGTGGAGCACAATTGTCTACTAAAGGAATTCTCAAGGCACACATGATAGCCTTGCACCCAGAAGATTCAAATGTAACTTATACTTGCAATATATGTGGCAAAAATTCGCCTAGCCAAAGAGCGCTAAAAAATCACATGGACTATGTACATAAATGTGAACGATTGCATAAATGCACTTTATGTGAaaagtcttttaaaaaaattcaagcacTAACG GAACATTTGGCAAAACATACAGGAGATCGATTGTATAAATGTCCTCATTGTGATAAGACTTTTAAAGTTCGCTCAAATATGCATCATCATCGGAAGTTAAAACATCCTAAAGAATTTGAATTAAATCGAGGAAAACGAATAAAAACAcaataa